Proteins from one Silurus meridionalis isolate SWU-2019-XX chromosome 3, ASM1480568v1, whole genome shotgun sequence genomic window:
- the pikfyve gene encoding 1-phosphatidylinositol 3-phosphate 5-kinase isoform X10 — protein sequence MTCLLRTGAVAFTKRGNDMAADDKSTSSSSTLDWISEPPLSPPSPSHLTHFKPLTPDHDEPPLRSAYSSLVSLFRFNREDVRPPSAADKPESAAPSPQGERRSWASSSLSTHSSGTHRKHSELVRRTSTASDGRRKSEAPLGTHDPRTAVQLRTALKRLKEIMEGKSQDSDLKQYWMPDSQCKECYDCNEKFTTFRRRHHCRLCGQIFCSRCCNQEIPGKFMGYTGDLRACTYCRKIALSYAHSADSACIGEDLTALSDSPCSVCVLEPTEPRTPVGGRKASRNIFLEEDLAWQSLIHPESQNSGLNSRLSAVQEDLGKSPARKRSASVTNLSLDRSGSMVPSYDSSVSPQSTRAVSKPDHSEEERKILLDSSQLKDLWKKICHSNTGMEFQDHRYWLRTYPNCIVGKDLVNWLLRNGTISTRAQAIAIGQALVDGRWLECVTHHDQIFRDEYALYRPLQSTEFSETPSPDTDSVTSLEGHSEPSWFKDIKFDDSDTEQLADENDLIATSSASPSKRTSVSSFHSAVDSDSAASINLNVEQDNVNFRIKKQAKYPHVPPDPAEQKTEVLVTEDGGQHLSISDAFIKESLFNRRVEEKAKEMLFTPLGWHHSSLDQLREENGEKKAMERLLSANHNHMMALLQQLLYSESLSLSWRDIIVPVVRQIVQTVRPDVRSCDDDMDIRQLVHIKKIPGGKKFDSVLVNGFVCTKNIAHKKMNPYIKNPKILLLKCSIEYLYREETKFTCIDPIVLQEREFLKNYVQRIVDVRPNLVLVEKTVSRIAQDMLLEHGITLVINVKPQVLDRVSRMTQGDLVMSMDQLLTKPRLGTCHKFYLHSFQLNTNNELKTLMFFDGCPPHLGCTIKLRGASEYELARVKEIIMVMVCVAYHSQLEISFLMDEFAMPPSLSKSSSFHCLLESAAEEVEKEVDRESQGNQAETKEDHAELNSEGDFDFEPGLQQIIKGHSRQHSASESSLKDGESPKISRNDSPISTIVIEGDEIKTSTPLSSQSHQPLYMSPPYLSSMEEIGEEEVKQSVEALRHKEDEDTLVRGDSTSSETPLAPTQLFRDPLQDDSGLFVAEQVTSADDRLKSISASFRQELKDVILCISPFMTFREPFLLTKTGLRCPSRDYFPEQVYFSLLLNKDLKDTDSRRKRLLLKDSNASSNSLSNGFGPQFRPVQMLPSHKLTTTRMTQQLSSSQDLARMLADYRAQGGRIQRDSDPFAHPSHAPNAKAPVKADSEEEKGPGQSEMAWATKLDCLNPINHQRLCVLFSSSSTQSNNAPNHCVSPWIVTMEFYGKNDLTLGVFLERYCFRQSYQCPSMYCETPMVHHIRRFVHGNGCVQIVLKELDSPVPGYQHTILNYSWCRICKQVTPVVPMSDDSWSMSFAKYLELRFYGHQYTRRANAEPCGHSIHKDYHQYFSYNQMVASFSYIPVRLLEICLPAPKIIIRNQGPSKNILQQDLKDFALKVTQVYAAIDDRLTSLKTDTFSKTREEKMEDLFAQKDMEEGELRSWMEKLQGRLQASALDTPQQLQAILESVVMKKQSLCETLQCWNSKLQDLFQLEKGRKRLSVPPSPGRHRQATNDESKTSVLESSPRNPSPVVQNGEKALEDRHLSTLPLNTGSLSFPLPSPAEQSLDIPTSGPSFHDQDSEGEVFDSHLQGSNDSQVKEKTTMKTILANLLPGNSYSPIPLPFDHRNLMLHTFKYNDPDKHYLMYDHERVPIAVCEREPSSIIAFALSCKEYKTALEDLSKSSLKSTGEEISQANSSGENKIKNSPAKLTEGSSSQLGRSSADTDPLKELEGGDKQKKQTANPHIELQFSDASAKFYCRIYYAEEFHKMREEVMESTDEDFVRSLSHCVNWQAQGGKSGAVFYATEDDRFILKQMPRLEVQSFLDFAPHYFTYITGAVQQKRPTALAKILGVYRIGYKNSQNNTEKKLDLLVMENLFYGRKMAQVFDLKGSLRNRNVKTDQGKESCEVVLLDENLLKLVHDNPLYIRSHCKAILRAAIHSDAYFLSSHLIIDYSLLVGRDDTSDQLVVGIIDYIRTFTWDKKLEMVVKSTGILGGQGKMPTVVSPELYRARFCEAMDKYFLMVPDHWTGLGVNC from the exons ATGACCTGTTTACTTCGAACTGGGGCTGTAGCGTTTACTAAGCG gGGGAATGATATGGCTGCTGACGACAAGTCTACGTCTTCCTCGTCCACGCTGGACTGGATCTCTGAGCCACCCCTGTCTCCCCCCAGCCCCTCCCACCTGACTCACTTCAAACCCCTCACTCCAGATCATGATGAACCTCCACTGCGCTCGGCCTACAGTTCTTTAGTCAGCCTCTTCCGCTTCAACAGAG AGGATGTTCGGCCTCCTTCAGCAGCTGATAAACCAGAGTCTGCTGCACCATCACCACAGGGCGAGCGCCGGAGCTGGGCCTCTTCCTCACTGTCCACACACAGCTCTGGGACCCACAGGAAACACTCTGAATTGGTCAGGAGAACCTCTACAGCCTCAG ATGGACGGCGAAAGTCAGAGGCTCCTCTTGGGACTCATGACCCTCGAACTGCAGTTCAACTTCGCACTGCCCTAAAGAGGCTAAAAGAGATCATGGAGGGAAAGAGTCAG GACAGCGATCTGAAGCAGTATTGGATGCCAGACAGCCAATGTAAAGAGTGCTACGACTGCAACGAGAAGTTCACTACATTCCGCCGACGCCACCACTGCCGTCTGTGTGGCCAGATATTCTGCAGCCGCTGCTGCAACCAGGAGATTCCTGGAAAATTCATGGGTTACACGG GTGATTTGCGAGCATGCACATACTGTCGTAAGATTGCGCTGAGCTACGCGCACTCCGCTGACTCAGCGTGTATTGGGGAGGATCTGACTGCGCTGTCGGACTCTccgtgctctgtgtgtgtgctggagccCACAGAGCCTCGCACACCCGTCGGCGGACGCAAAGCTAGCCGCAATATTTTTCTTGAGGAGGACCTCGCCTGGCAAAG TTTGATTCATCCAGAGTCTCAGAATAGTGGGCTTAACTCTAGATTGTCAGCAGTTCAAGAAGATCTGGGCAAATCACCAGCACGAAAGAG ATCAGCCAGTGTGACCAACTTGTCGCTGGATCGTTCAGGCTCGATGGTTCCATCATACGACAGTTCTGTAAGCCCTCAGAGCACACGAGCAGTGTCCAAACCTGACCACAGCGAAGAGGAGCGCAAGATCCTCTTG GATTCGTCTCAGTTAAAAGACTTATGGAAGAAAATCTGTCACAGCAATACCGGGATGGAGTTCCAGGACCACCGATATTGGCTGCGTACTTACCCCAATTGCATTGTGGGTAAAGATCTAGTAAACTGGCTCTTGCGAAATGGCACCATTTCTACTAG AGCTCAGGCTATAGCTATTGGTCAGGCTCTGGTTGACGGGCGCTGGCTTGAGTGTGTTACTCATCACGATCAGATTTTCCGTGATGAGTACGCACTGTATCGCCCACTTCAG agcaCAGAGTTTTCAGAGACTCCATCCCCAGATACGGACAGTGTGACCTCTCTAGAAGGACACTCGGAGCCATCGTGGTTTAAAGACATCAAGTTTGACGACAGTGACACAGAGCAGCTAGCTGACGAAAATGACTTAATAGCAACAA GCTCAGCAAGCCCCAGCAAAAGAACATCGGTCAGCAGTTTTCATTCAGCAGTGGACAGTGATTCGGCCGCTTCCATTAACCTGAACGTGGAGCAGGACAACGTCAACTTCCGCATTAAGAAGCAGGCCAAGTACCCTCACGTGCCTCCTGACCCAGCCGAACAGAAAA CTGAGGTCCTGGTAACAGAAGACGGTGGTCAGCACTTATCCATCAGTGATGCCTTTATTAAAG AGTCTCTGTTTAATCGTCGTGTAGAAGAGAAGGCTAAAGAAATGCTATTCACCCCACTGGGTTGGCACCACAGCTCCCTAGACCAACTGAGGGAGGAGAATGGCGAGAAGAAAGCTATGGAGAGACTTCT GTCAGCCAACCATAACCACATGATGGCCCTGCTGCAGCAGCTGCTCTACAGCGAGTCGCTTTCTCTCTCCTGGCGAGACATCATCGTTCCCGTGGTACGACAGATAGTGCAAACGGTGCGTCCAGATGTTCGGAGCTGCGACGATGACATGGACATTCGCCAGCTGGTCCACATTAAAAAG ATCCCAGGAGGAAAGAAGTTCGACTCCGTCCTGGTGAACGGCTTTGTTTGCACAAAAAACATTGCTCACAAAAAG ATGAACCCTTACATCAAGAACCCTAAGATCCTTCTGCTTAAGTGTTCCATTGAGTATCTTTACAGAGAAGAGACAAAGTTCACCTGCATTGATCCAATTGTGCTTCAG GAACGAGAGTTTCTGAAGAACTATGTGCAACGGATAGTGGATGTGCGTCCTAACCTGGTGCTGGTAGAGAAGACAGTGTCACGCATCGCTCAGGATATGCTGCTTGAGCACGGCATCACCTTAGTCATCAACGTCAAACCT CAAGTACTAGATCGAGTGAGTCGAATGACTCAGGGAGATTTGGTCATGTCCATGGATCAGCTTTTGACCAAACCTCGCTTGGGAACTTGCCACAAATTCTATCTTCACTCCTTCCAATTAAACACTAATA atgAACTGAAGACACTAATGTTCTTTGATGGATGTCCTCCTCACCTTGGCTGCACTATCAAGCTCCGTGGTGCCTCAGAGTATGAGCTCGCCCGAGTTAAGGAGATCAttatggtgatggtgtgtgtagcTTATCACTCACAGTTAGAAATTTCCTTCCTAATGGATGAGTTTGCAATGCCTCCAAGCCTGTCTAAGAGCTCGTCATTCCACTGCCTCCTGGAAAGTGCAGCTGAAGAAGTGGAGAAGGAGGTGGACAGGGAGAGCCAGGGAAACCAAGCTGAAACAAAGGAGGATCATGCAGAACTCAACTCGGAAGGCGACTTTGACTTCGAGCCAGGGCTTCAGCAGATAATAAAAGGCCACAGTAGGCAGCATTCTGCATCTGAATCCTCACTGAAGGACGGAGAAAGTCCTAAAATAAGCAGAAATGACTCGCCCATATCTACAATTGTAATAGAAGGGGATGAGATTAAGACTTCCACTCCCTTGTCCAGTCAGTCACACCAGCCCTTGTATATGTCTCCTCCTTATCTTTCATCTATGGAGGAAATCGGAGAGGAGGAGGTGAAACAATCAGTCGAGGCACTGAGACATAAAGAGGATGAGGACACCCTCGTACGAGGGGACAGCACCAGTTCAGAGACGCCACTTGCTCCAACACAGCTATTTAGAGACCCGCTGCAGGATGACAGTGGCCTGTTTGTGGCTGAGCAGGTGACTTCAGCAGACGACCGGCTTAAGTCCATTTCAGCCAGCTTTAGGCAGGAGTTAAAGGATGTTATCCTGTGCATCTCGCCTTTCATGACTTTTCGTGAACCCTTCCTGTTAACCAAAACTGGCCTGCGCTGCCCGAGCCGTGACTATTTCCCTGAGCAGGTCTACTTCTCGCTGCTGCTGAACAAGGACCTAAAGGATACTGACAGCCGGCGCAAGAGGCTCCTACTTAAGGACTCGAACGCATCTAGCAATTCTTTGAGCAATGGGTTCGGTCCACAATTTCGCCCAGTCCAAATGTTGCCCTCCCATAAGCTCACTACTACCCGCATGACCCAGCAGTTGAGCAGCAGTCAGGATCTGGCCCGCATGCTGGCGGACTATCGTGCTCAAGGAGGACGAATCCAGCGAGACTCAGACCCATTTGCTCATCCCTCGCATGCTCCAAATGCCAAGGCACCAGTCAAGGCAGACAGTGAGGAGGAGAAAGGGCCAGGGCAGAGTGAAATGGCTTGGGCTACCAAG CTCGACTGCCTGAATCCAATAAACCACCAACGGCTGTGCGTGTTGTTCAGCAGCTCCTCGACACAGTCCAACAATGCCCCTAATCACTGCGTGAGCCCTTG gatCGTGACCATGGAATTTTATGGGAAGAATGACTTGACTCTTGGAGTATTTCTGGAAAGATACTGTTTCAG GCAGTCCTACCAATGCCCAAGCATGTATTGTGAAACTCCCATGGTACACCACATTCGCCGCTTTGTGCATGGCAATGGTTGTGTCCAGATTGTTCTTAAAGAGCTCGATTCACCTGTACCCGGATACCAACACACTATCCTTAACTACTCCTGGTGCAGGATCTGCAAACAG GTTACTCCAGTTGTCCCAATGTCTGATGATTCTTGGTCCATGTCCTTTGCGAAATATCTGGAGCTGCGTTTCTATGGCCACCAGTACACTCGCCGTGCCAACGCCGAGCCATGCGGACACTCCATCCACAAAGACTATCACCAGTACTTCTCCTACAACCAGATGGTGGCCTCTTTCAG CTACATCCCAGTAAGACTATTGGAGATCTGCCTGCCTGCTCCTAAGATCATTATCAGGAACCAGGGCCCCAGTAAGAACATTCTGCAACAGGACCTCAAAGATTTTGCACTAAA GGTGACCCAAGTGTATGCTGCAATAGATGACCGTCTCACGTCTCTTAAAACAGACACGTTCAGCAAAACTCGTGAGGAGAAAATGGAGGACTTGTTCGCACAGAAGGAT ATGGAGGAAGGTGAGCTGCGCAGCTGGATGGAGAAGCTCCAAGGGCGTTTGCAGGCTTCGGCTTTAGACACGCCACAACAGCTGCAGGCCATTCTCGAGTCTGTGGTGATGAAGAAGCAGAGCTTGTGTGAAACACTGCAATGTTGGAACAGCAA ACTGCAGGACCTGTTCCAATTGGAGAAGGGCAGGAAGCGTTTGTCTGTTCCCCCCAGCCCCGGCAGACACAGACAGGCCACCAACGACGAGAGCAAG ACAAGTGTCTTGGAGTCGTCTCCCCGCAACCCCTCTCCTGTTGTACAGAATGGTGAGAAAG CGTTAGAGGATCGTCACCTCAGCACCCTGCCCTTAAACACAGGATCCTTATCCTTTCCTCTGCCATCGCCAGCAGAGCAGAGCTTAGATATCCCCACATCTGGGCCATCCTTCCATGATCAGGACTCTGAAGGAG AGGTGTTTGATAGCCACCTGCAAGGCTCCAATGACAGTCAGGTGAAGGAGAAGACCACCATGAAAACCATTCTGGCTAACCTGTTGCCAGGAAACAGTTATAGTCCTATCCCTTTACCTTT TGATCACAGGAACTTGATGCTTCACACCTTTAAATACAA TGACCCAGATAAACACTACCTCATGTACGATCATGAGCGTGTCCCCATcgctgtgtgtgagagagaaccGAGCTCCATCATTGCCTTCGCTCTGAG CTGTAAAGAATACAAAACTGCTCTTGAAGATCTTTCAAAGTCTTCACTGAAATCTACTGGAGAGGAGATTTCTCAGGCCAACAG TTCTGGggaaaacaagataaaaaacaGCCCTGCCAAGCTCACTGAAGGCAGCAGCTCTCAGCTTGGCCGCAGCAGCGCAGACACGGACCCACTCA AGGAGCTCGAGGGTGGTGACAAACAAAAGAAGCAGACGGCGAATCCACACATTGAACTGC AGTTCTCAGACGCCAGCGCAAAGTTCTACTGTCGCATCTACTATGCCGAGGAGTTCCATAAGATGAGAGAGGAGGTGATGGAGAGCACTGATGAAGATTTTGTCCGCTCGCTCTCTCACTGCGTCAACTGGCAGGCTCAAGGAGGCAAATCGGGAGCGGTCTTCTATGCCACTGAAG ACGACCGGTTTATTTTGAAGCAGATGCCCAGGCTGGAAGTACAGTCCTTCCTCGATTTTGCCCCACACTACTTCACTTACATCACTGGTGCGGTTCAGCAGAAG CGGCCTACAGCACTTGCAAAGATTCTGGGAGTTTACCGTATCGGCTACAAGAACTCCCAGAACAACACGGAGAAGAAGCTAGACCTGCTCGTAATGGAGAATCTCTTTTATGGACGCAAAATGGCGCAG GTGTTTGACCTAAAAGGCTCTCTGAGGAACCGAAACGTGAAGACGGACCAAGGTAAGGAGAGCTGCGAGGTGGTGCTGCTGGACGAGAACCTGCTTAAGCTGGTACACGATAATCCCCTCTACATCCGATCGCACTGCAAGGCTATTCTGCGTGCAGCCATCCACAGCGATGCCTACTTCCTGTCCAGCCACCTCATCATCGACTACTCGCTGCTGGTGGGCCGTGACGACACCTCTGACCAGCTCGTCGTAGGGATCATAG ATTACATCCGGACATTCACATGGGATAAAAAGCTCGAGATGGTGGTCAAGTCTACGGGAATTCTTGGCGGCCAAG GAAAAATGCCCACAGTTGTTTCCCCGGAACTGTATCGGGCCCGCTTCTGTGAAGCCATGGACAAGTACTTCCTTATGGTTCCTGACCACTGGACCGGCCTGGGCGTGAATTGCTGA